The DNA segment AAACGACATTTCTCCTGACCAATAGCCACCTGGAAGGCTTGTAAATCCAAAGAGGTCAGTCCCGTTTTGACCATTAAACCAGCCGGTCAATGATTTCAGGTTTTTCCCACAATCAAATCCACGCCAACCCAAAATATCCCAAACAGGATCACCTGCGCCATAATAACTATCTGCGAAACCTTCTAATACTTTCCAATCCGCATCTGTGGGGATGTGCCAGCCTGCCGGACAGATACCCTGTATCCCACCAGTGGTGGTATATTGCATAACTTCATCCCACCTATATAAACCACCATATATATCACAATTATCCTGATTATTGCCGTAACAATACTTTTCAATGACGCCATTATTTTCCATCGTTTCATTATCAGGTATCATAATCCCTACATTCAGGTTTTCTTTCATCCAACATTGGCTAAAAATCTGTACGGTATTGTATACCTGGTCCTCATAAGTAATTGCCGGCAAACCCGGACAAGGTACATGGGTGGCAAATTGAAAAATATAAGTCACATCGGACAAGGGGCTGGCAGCCATCCCCGACTCCAGGGTTCCGGTATAACCCATCATCAATAACTGATCACCAATAGAGTACATAAACTTTTTTACTTCCAGTTGGGATCTCAAAATTACCGGAGCTCCTTCTAATCCTCCATATTCTAATTTACAGCTATTTCGCAGGCTAAAGTTAAGATTTACAATAGGTATGCCGATGGTAATGGAGTTCCAGACGGCCGAAAAGATATATATTTCCTCTCTCCCTGTGAAAAATATGACTTTATGATGACCTGCACAAAATTTTTGCTTCATTGTAGCTAATGTCCTTCCAAATATATCTGTAATATAAAGCTCCACCAGGCCTTCATCAGGTACATAAATCATTAGTGAAGTTTGACCATCGGCAGGATTCGGAAAGTTCCGGAACACTTTGAAATGGGTGTTTGTGAACATATTTTTTTCATCCACGGCATTAGCACCTAGTACTAACACTGTATCAGGCCAATAAAGCATAGTATCGCAGCTTTGGGTTAAATTTTCGATATAAATACTGTCTAATCGGATATATTCACTATTCATGGAAGCAGTGAAAGTCAATTCGATTGCTGATGACTGAGAGAACAAAATCTTTGGGATGGAAATGGCTATAAAAATAAGTGAGAAAAATATTTTTTTCATATTACATCGTTTTACGAAAACTATGTTGCAATATACAATAAATACTTCTTTATGGAACAGAAATGGGTAACTTATATTTTGAGATCTGAGTTCCCGAAGGAGACAGGGTTCCATATTTTTAGAAGTTGTGTTTGAATATTAAGCCCACTACGAAAAGTAATCGTTTTGGACTAAAGTCCGGTAACTAACTGGTTATCAATTACCCTGGCCTTAAGGCCAGGGTAATGCAAATTGATGGTATATAGGGCTTTAGCTCAATATTGGTTTTTGATAACCACTTTTCGGAGAGGATTCAATTTTTAATAGTTTGGGTTTTGGGTATTGTGATTTATTTAGTATTTAGTGTCTGAAATTTGGAATTTATTTGGTATTTGGTGCTTGTGGTTTGGATTTTTAGGTTTATGTCGTCGCTGGCGGTTTTGTTCAGAAAAGAAAGCCTGATCTATTCAAACCTTTGCCCTGAAAAAGACTTTCTTGTTACTTTTAGTCGCAAAAAAGTAAATGAAAAATACGTGTTCTACTGGGGAATAAATATGGCCCATTAACGAAAATATTGATTTATCAGAAGAAAAATCTTAATTTTGTTTAAAAGAATTAGCCAATGAATTTTCGATCAGACATTTCTGATAAAATTAAAGAAGTTGTCCAACGAATTGATCCTGAATCGGATATAATAATCTTTGGATCAAAAGCCCGTGGGGATTCCAATATGCATTCTGATTGGGATGTGTTAATATTATTGCAAACGAATGAAGTTCCGTTTTCACTGGAAAAGGAAATAATTGATAGTTTATATGAAATCGAATTAGAGACCGGAATGATCATATCCCCTCTTATTTATTCAAAATCAGACTGGTATAGTAATTACAAAATCACACCATTGTTTGTGAATATAACCAGGGAAGGCATTGTTGAGCATGACAAAACCAGACAGGGAATTTATTGATTACAGGTTAACACGAGCTGAGTAAACCCTTGAAGATGCCAGAATTCTGGCCAGGGAGGAAAGATGGGACTCAGCTATAAACCGGCTTTATTATGCTTCATTTTATGCAGTTATTGCCTTGCTGAATAAGAACAGTATTGACGCCCATACACACAATGGTGTTAAAAGTGCTTTAAATAAGCATTTTATTAATACAGGGATATTACCAAAAGAACTTGGTAAGATATATTCTCAATTATTTACATGGAGGCAAAAAGCTGATTATGATGATATTTTTGATTTTAACAGGGAAAGGGTTTTGCCTTACCTGGATCTGGTTGAAGATTTTATCAATACAATTAAGCAAGTTATTGACGAGAATTAATACCACCTGGTGCCTATCAGGTGGGTCAGGTTATAACGACCTATTTTGCCTTCCTTAAAACATTAAAATATATTCTTGAAGTCTATTTCAGGATAAATTCCAACAGATTAACATTCAAATTCCAAACAAATTCCAAATCACAAAAGTCAAATTTCAAACAATTGAAAATTGAATGTTGAATTGTTTGGATTAGGATTTTTAGGATTTGGAATTTATTCGGATTCTTGAAAAGAACGAAGAGCGAAGAGCGAGATGCGAAGAGCGAATAGCTAATTGGCTAATGCCGACTGCCGACCGACGACCATTTACTCCCCTTTCATCCTCAGCACAAGGATATTTTTTCCGTTCCCGTAATTATAGACAACGCTTTCGCAGCGGGCTTTGATCATCTTTAATCCGATGTCGTCTTCGAGCACGCCTTCTTCCAGAGGGTTTACGGGTGCTCCGGTGCTTTCGCATACCAGTTCGAGAGTGCCGTCTTTTTCGGAATAAAAGAGTCTCAGGTTTATATCGGAGAAATCAGATTGCAGGCACAGCACCTCTTCGGCTATATGCAGGACATACTCCTTTCCCTTTTTCGACAGCATGTGCTTATCGCAGAACGCTTCCATCTCGGCCTGAAGGGCATAGAGGTCGTAGTCGCGGCTTGTAATATGGTAATGAAAGCTACGGATTCGGTGGATGAAGGCCTTTGTCTTCTCTCTCTGAGGATTCTCGAATATCTGCTGCGGAGGTCCTTCTTCATAGATCAACCCTTCATCCATATAAAAGACACGGTTCGAGATGTTGCGTGCAAATTCCATCTCATGTGTCACGATCACCATGGTGATGCCCTCTTTTGCCAGGCGGCGTATGACAGCCAGCACCTCGCTGACCATTGTCGGATCAAGGGCAGATGTCGGTTCGTCAAAAAGCAGGATTTCAGGTTCCATCGCCATGCATCGTGCAATGGCGACACGTTGTTTCTGTCCGCCTGATAGCTCGTCAGGGAAGCTGTTGGCTTTTTCGGCCAGCCCTACAATTTTCAGGAGTTCCATCGCTTTTTTATTCGCTTCAGTTTTTCTCTTGCCCAGTAATTTAACCGGACCGATGGTCAGGTTTTCCATGACGGAGAGATGGGCGTAAAGGTTGAACGATTGAAAGACCATTCCCATCTTCTGACGGATTTTCGGGACGTCTGTTTTTTTATCGAGCAATGGAACATCATCGATAAAGATGCTGCCGCCTGTTGGCGTTTCCAGCAGGTTAAGGCAGCGCAGGAAGGTACTTTTGCCGGTGCCCGACGGACCTATTATTGAGACGATCTCGCCATGCCGGATGTCGGTGTTAATGTCTTTAAGGACGACAAGTTCGCCAAAATGTTTTGAAAGATGTCTGACCCTGATCATACCCTGACCTCCCCTGCTTTTTTTATGCGTCTTCGTTTCGGATCTACTGAGATCTCAACATGACTCAGCGCCCAGGTCAGCAGCCAGGCAATGATTAAATAGATGATGGCCGCCATGATCAGCGGGAAAAAAGCATCGAATGTCCTGCTCCGGATAATATCGCTTGCCTTGG comes from the Bacteroidota bacterium genome and includes:
- a CDS encoding nucleotidyltransferase domain-containing protein; this encodes MNFRSDISDKIKEVVQRIDPESDIIIFGSKARGDSNMHSDWDVLILLQTNEVPFSLEKEIIDSLYEIELETGMIISPLIYSKSDWYSNYKITPLFVNITREGIVEHDKTRQGIY
- a CDS encoding amino acid ABC transporter ATP-binding protein is translated as MIRVRHLSKHFGELVVLKDINTDIRHGEIVSIIGPSGTGKSTFLRCLNLLETPTGGSIFIDDVPLLDKKTDVPKIRQKMGMVFQSFNLYAHLSVMENLTIGPVKLLGKRKTEANKKAMELLKIVGLAEKANSFPDELSGGQKQRVAIARCMAMEPEILLFDEPTSALDPTMVSEVLAVIRRLAKEGITMVIVTHEMEFARNISNRVFYMDEGLIYEEGPPQQIFENPQREKTKAFIHRIRSFHYHITSRDYDLYALQAEMEAFCDKHMLSKKGKEYVLHIAEEVLCLQSDFSDINLRLFYSEKDGTLELVCESTGAPVNPLEEGVLEDDIGLKMIKARCESVVYNYGNGKNILVLRMKGE